A part of Penaeus vannamei isolate JL-2024 chromosome 1, ASM4276789v1, whole genome shotgun sequence genomic DNA contains:
- the LOC113819661 gene encoding tRNA-uridine aminocarboxypropyltransferase 1: MSNSDVAESDGRSSEENKEEQHTSSVNEHSSKNASQVKKTKKSQMTDLRKYSTEQIKVMKPSKNIDNSFKNMKISDASFLNDLDGRSACSVCGKSRKYFCYTCHIPLANIADKIPKIRLPCKVDVIKHPREIDGKSTAVHAAVIAPEDVQIYTYPDIPDYSNEGDVLLIFPDKEAIRLEDLWTCLEKQTHRQSQEPEVKRTKPQLPFTRALFIDCTWNQTRKIYNDERVQGLQCVELTSRDTLFWRYQRGKPKTYLATIEAIYYFIIDVHTHVLKQEYHHEYDDLLFFFKYMFEKIHSIYDKDTLRAYKDV; the protein is encoded by the exons ATGTCAAACTCTGATGTAGCAGAAAGTGATGGAAGGAGTTctgaagagaacaaggaagaacaaCACACAAGCAGTGTGAATGAACACAGCTCAAAAAATGCATCTCaagtaaagaagacaaaaaaatcacAGATGACAGATCTCAGGAAGTATAGCACTGAACAAATTAAGGTCATGAAACCTTCCAAGAATATTGATAATTCCTTTAAGAACATGAAAATAAGTGATGCAAGTTTTCTCAATGACTTAGATGGTCGCAGTGCTTGTTCAGTGTGTGGAAAGTCAAGGAAATATTTTTGTTATACTTGTCATATTCCACTGGCCAATATAGCAGACAAGATTCCCAAAATCAGG TTGCCATGTAAAGTGGATGTGATAAAGCACCCAAGGGAGATTGATGGGAAAAGCACAGCAGTTCATGCAGCGGTCATTGCTCCAGAGGATGTGCAAATCTACACTTACCCAGACATCCCAGATTACTCCAATGAAGgggat GTTCTCCTCATATTTCCTGATAAAGAAGCTATCCGCCTAGAGGACCTGTGGACTTGCCTTGAGAAACAGACCCACAGACAGTCACAAGAACCTGAGGTTAAGCGAACCAAACCTCAGCTCCCTTTCACCAGAGCCTTGTTCATTGACTGCACTTGGAATCAGACAAGGAAGATCTACAACGATGAGAGAGTGCAag gATTACAGTGCGTTGAACTCACTTCAAGGGACACACTATTCTGGAGATACCAAAGAGGAAAGCCTAAAACATACCTGGCAACGATTGAAGCTatctattactttattattgatgttCACACACATGTACTTAAGCAAGAGTATCACCATGAGTATGATGATTTGCTGTTTTTCTTCAAATACATGTTTGAAAAAATTCACTCAATATATGATAAAGACACTTTGAGAGCATATAAGGATGTGTAA